A window of the Thalassophryne amazonica chromosome 11, fThaAma1.1, whole genome shotgun sequence genome harbors these coding sequences:
- the zgc:113229 gene encoding uncharacterized protein zgc:113229 translates to MFQTHTSGDNQALLQSMLQRLKIQPARESQASLNTPVPTTAPSTCLQDGERETTDPKSVDTVTASPQNGFESKEERRWGFGRNGIPSKLNQVTKGESGDELRTPGDGQDASSLNGKGQQTTRNYEYNRSVISFSSQKDNTDSDNGGNGILGNTALPKPTAEQFPVESFKDTSVSVFGGNSVDFSLGKNICSEKVNVTTMGQNQDHSQTFAPRVHRWSLNSKDTRSQENKVHAENGDIRTLAENKNMTVVPASQKTTHNSWKRKQRLSETKMKRWTQKIKERWWDRPGSFSKKGKEDNGKLDVNNMPENQNSPKNQQLMEERTPPSLDTRDLSEASSGLSEELANNGEIRPISDSEFGLGSFSLLEEIVTGQEWAKFLKPTLSDESTDQKPSEETAIQFSTTPNAQEHDRGESLLNMNQDGDGTYQWSFSGGTKSQFSGFANAPVSPAAFLPVNMETSEAKKPAVQGANCETDQSEPMEHSRTQSVTEPDNIGIRHLTTPKKSSYKKPVHIPDNSVLKSRIQQNRKRVYEAQNMETENEESISPVSTKGNRVIDETRDPPKPSLPPSSPSYPNYCMPPPRSVLKHSISQDYSSSMETVSKKRRVEENRRVRFSEEVVSIEPAELDMDGTGSEDDSGADDDSVIEEESEEELHTGTEELAPARRTALPAWIQALKRKNPGRKWRY, encoded by the exons ATGTTCCAGACACACACTTCCGGAGACAATCAGGCCTTGCTCCAGTCCATGCTGCAGAGGCTGAAGATCCAGCCAGCAAGAGAAAGCCAGGCCTCCCTGAACACACCTGTGCCCACCACAGCCCCATCAACATGTCTTCAAGACGGAGAGAGAGAAACTACAGACCCAAAGTCAGTTGACACAGTGACCGCAAGCCCTCAAAATGGCTTTGAATCAAAGGAAGAGAGGAGGTGGGGATTTGGTAGGAACGGCATTCCCTCAAAGTTGAATCAGGTGACAAAGGGGGAATCCGGTGATGAGCTCAGGACTCCTGGAGATGGCCAGGATGCATCCAGTCTCAACGGCAAAGGACAGCAAACAACTCGTAACTATGAATACAACAGGAGTGTTATTTCCTTCTCCTCCCAGAAAGACAACACTGACAGTGACAACGGTGGGAATGGCATCTTGGGAAACACTGCATTGCCAAAACCAACAGCTGAGCAGTTTCCTGTAGAATCCTTTAAGGATACCAGTGTGTCTGTCTTTGGAGGGAATTCTGTAGATTTCTCATTGGGGAAGAACATTTGTAGTGAAAAAGTTAATGTAACAACCATGGGACAGAATCAAGACCACAGCCAGACCTTTGCGCCCAGAGTCCACAGGTGGTCCCTCAATTCCAAAGACACAAGAAGCCAAGAGAACAAAGTGCACGCCGAAAACGGAGACATCAGAACTTTGGCAGAAAACAAAAATATGACAGTTGTCCCAGCTAGTCAAAAAACAACTCACAACAGTTGGAAACGGAAACAGCGATTATCTGAGACTAAGATGAAGAGATGGACTCAGAAAATTAAGGAGCGGTGGTGGGACAGACCTGGGAGTTTTTCCAAGAAAGGAAAAGAAGACAATGGGAAATTAGATGTCAACAATATGCCAGAAAATCAA AATTCACCTAAGAACCAACAGCTAATGGAGGAAAGGACTCCGCCTTCACTGGACACACGTGATCTCAGTGAAGCATCATCGGGACTTTCAGAGGAACTTGCAAACAATGGGGAAATCAG ACCTATAAGTGATTCTGAGTTTGGCCTGGGGTCCTTCAGTTTATTAGAGGAGATCGTCACAGGTCAAGAGTGGGCTAAATTCTTAAAACCGACCCTATCTGATGAATCAACCGATCAGAAGCCGTCGGAGGAGACAGCAATCCAATTCAGCACAACACCTAATGCTCAGGAACACGATCGTGGTGAATCATTACTGAATATGAACCAAGACGGAGATGGAACCTACCAGTGGAGCTTCAGTGGGGGCACAAAATCACAATTCTCAGGTTTTGCTAATGCCCCAGTATCACCTGctgctttcttacctgtcaacatGGAAACTTCAGAAGCAAAGAAACCTGCAGTTCAGGGTGCAAACTGTGAAACTGACCAATCAGAGCCGATGGAACATAGCCGTACCCAATCAGTCACAGAACCAGACAACATTGGGATAAGGCATCTCACAACTCCAAAGAAGAGTTCCTACAAAAAG CCTGTACATATCCCGGACAATTCAGTGCTGAAGAgtagaatccagcagaacagaaAGAGAGTGTATGAAGCACAGAACATGGAGACAGAAAATG AGGAATCCATTTCTCCAGTGAGCACAAAGGGCAACCGTGTGATTGATGAGACACGAGATCCCCCAAAGCCTTCACTTCCCCCGTCCTCCCCATCATATCCTAATTATTGTATGCCTCCACCTCGGAGTGTCCTGAAACACTCCATATCCCAGGATTATTCATCTTCAATGGAAACGGTGTCAAAAAAG AGGCGAGTTGAGGAGAACCGGCGGGTTCGTTTCTCAGAGGAAGTGGTCAGCATTGAGCCCGCTGAGCTGGATATGGATGGCACCGGCTCAGAGGACGACTCTGGAGCAGATGATGACTCTGTGATAGAGGAGGAGAGTGAGGAGGAACTACACACAGGCACCGAGGAGCTGGCACCAGCGCGCCGGACGGCTCTCCCTGCCTGGATACAGGctctgaagaggaaaaacccagggAGAAAATGGAGATACTGA